In one window of Helianthus annuus cultivar XRQ/B chromosome 17, HanXRQr2.0-SUNRISE, whole genome shotgun sequence DNA:
- the LOC110925835 gene encoding putative F-box/FBD/LRR-repeat protein At4g03220 produces the protein MDSGYGKTRVKVEGDRLSNLPDDVIHKILSFIGIKQAIETSALSSRWRYVWTSMPYLNFSTKDFRTLRKFSTFVEHVLSARNNQTEVHSVNLTFRGKITHVFVKRILDYAFSHNVQQLNITCLSGKKMEFPLSLFNSLSLKHLTLTGNNYRDAILIPSTWELPNLVTLKICAFTLNADDTGKCLDLFSNCANLKSLTLRHCRLRGLNGFNICHPGLSSLTLNLIGHDGCLRVNVVTPQLKYLTIILWQGVLSISAPNLSFLHYKDNSYRLEFSADFLCLKKVDICVPYIYKDKEHAHNIVRLLQQIHSVEFLTLSLEAIELLSSFVELISHQPSPFANLKRLKIYPNCVSRLAEDQTKPEVTMSTEVKKYLLDSAPGATLTMVSHDETRAVMNVQSARSLMRELQELLDEWKENSETNTAHMKQDKAPIESRMSTVHEQGEVEYHKAQPDTKMEGRSGGRMTHITCYWENLNKQFKKGNKKTDHILSMLQKIKGVLTKLPTSHRAKLQERFFGLSAEAEAIMDDVMDCMKIQYDKKPSRSSVYFHELAASEPLS, from the exons ATGGATTCTGGGTATGGTAAAACTAGAGTGAAAGTAGAAGGTGACAGACTAAGCAACTTGCCGGATGATGTTATCCACAAAATCCTCTCTTTTATTGGCATTAAACAAGCAATCGAAACAAGTGCTTTGTCGTCTAGATGGAGGTATGTCTGGACTTCAATGCCCTATCTCAATTTCTCAACTAAAGATTTTCGTACGTTGCGCAAGTTCTCCACATTTGTTGAACATGTTCTCTCTGCTCGGAATAATCAAACAGAAGTGCATTCTGTCAACCTCACTTTTCGTGGAAAGATTACCCATGTGTTTGTCAAGAGAATTTTGGACTATGCGTTCTCCCACAATGTCCAACAGTTGAACATAACTTGTTTGTCTGGAAAGAAGATGGAATTCCCTCTTTCTCTCTTTAATTCTCTGTCTCTCAAGCATCTCACCTTGACTGGGAATAATTACAGAGATGCCATCCTGATTCCATCTACTTGGGAGCTGCCAAATTTGGTCACATTGAAAATCTGTGCTTTCACATTGAATGCTGACGATACCGGCAAGTGTCTTGATCTTTTCTCCAACTGTGCAAACTTGAAAAGTCTCACCTTACGTCATTGTAGACTGAGGGGCTTGAATGGTTTCAATATATGTCATCCTGGACTATCTAGTCTAACACTTAATTTAATTGGACATGATGGTTGTTTGCGTGTCAATGTGGTTACACCTCAACTCAAATATCTCACTATTATACTTTGGCAAGGGGTACTTTCGATTTCCGCACCCAACCTTTCCTTCTTGCATTATAAAGATAATTCCTATCGTTTGGAGTTTTCTGCCGACTTTCTCTGTTTAAAAAAGGTGGATATATGTGTACCGTATATCTATAAAGATAAGGAACATGCTCATAACATTGTTCGTCTGCTTCAACAGATTCATAGTGTCGAATTTCTTACACTTAGCTTGGAAGCTATCGAG CTTCTTTCTTCATTCGTGGAACTAATCTCACATCAACCTTCACCATTTGCCAACTTAAAGAGATTAAAGATTTATCCAAACTGTGTTTCTCGTTTGGCCGAGGATCAAACAAAACCAGAAGTAACTATGTCTACTGAAGTTAAAAAGTATTTGCTAGATAGTGCTCCAGGTGCCACCTTAACAATGGTTTCACATGAT GAGACTAGAGCTGTGATGAATGTTCAATCTGCACGAAGCCTCATGAGAGAGTTGCAGGAGCTGCTAGATGAGTGGAAAGAAAATAGTGAAACAAACACGGCTCATATGAAGCAAGACAAGGCACCAATAGAGAGCCGCATGTCAACGGTACATGAGCAAGGGGAAGTTGAATACCATAAGGCACAACCAGACACAAAAATGGAAGGGCGTTCTGGTGGAAGAATGACACATATCACGTGCTATTGGGAAAATCTGAACAAGCAGTTTAAGAAAGGGAATAAAAAAACTGatcacatactttcaatgttgCAGAAGATTAAAGGCGTACTGACAAAGCTGCCTACATCACATCGGGCTAAGTTGCAAGAAAGGTTTTTTGGTTTGTCTGCAGAGGCCGAGGCTATCATGGATGATGTTATGGATTGTATGAAGATCCAATATGATAAGAAGCCAAGCCGTTCAAGTGTCTACTTTCATGAACTTGCAGCATCAGAACCGCTTTCTTGA